The sequence below is a genomic window from Sphingobacterium sp. ML3W.
TAGAGCAGGTTTCTGTGAGAAAAGATGATGCTACACTGTCCGAACCAATCGTATTAGAATTTGAGAACCACGATGAGATTTTCAATATAATAGAAGTATTGCGCAAAAAGAATCTTTTCAATGATGAAAACCAATCTGTAGAATTTGCTATAGGTTTGAAAATGTTCAGTGAGGTTATGCTAAAGAACAAGACTAATCCTCTTTTTGAAAATTTTTCCCCTGCTTTCGTTGAATTTATGAAAAAACTTAAAAGCTAATCCACTAACGCTATTAGGCACTAACAGTATAAAGAAAGAGCTAATGGATTCATTTTTTAAACTTAATAAATCGAACAGACAGTGGCACCTACCCATAGTAGCAGGGCTAAGCGTAGGCATACCTATGATTTTGGGATGGTATATTGATAATATCGAAGCCGGTAAACTCGCGTCATTAGCCGGATTATCAATTTTATACATTCAATCGGATAAGCTCGTCGAACGAATGATATTACTCATGACCTGTTGCTTTGGAATCATGGTCTCTTTTACAATAGGATTATTTTTTTCATTCAATTCATTTATAGCACCAATTGCATTTGGGCTTTTGTCATTCGGAGTACATTACTCATTACATAAGCTTCAACTGACTCGACCTCCGGGCAACTTCTTTTTTATAATGTTGGCCTCTACCGCGATCTGCACCCCATTTCATCTAGAAAGCATACCTGAAAAAATTGGATATCTCGCTATTGGGACGATCTTAACATGTGGTATTGGTTTAATATACAGTCTGCTCACGCTTAAGAAAAATAAGGAACCAGAAAATTTGATCCATCATAAATCTGGCTATACCAATATCGTTGAATCCTTGATTTTTGGACTAGTTATGGCGATATCCTTAGCGGTGGCATTTTCATTAACTATCGAAAAACCCTATTGGATACCTATTTCCTGTCTTGCCGTAATGCAAGGTAGCAGTTCTAAACATATTTGGCTTAGGGCAACACAACGCGTCAGTGGGACACTGATTGGGCTGGGCATAACTTGGCTCATCGCATCCGGTAACCCAACCCCTCTAATTATGGTGATGAGCATTACCCTGTTACAAATAATTGTAGAATTTTTAGTGGTGCGAAATTATGGAGTTGCTGTCGTGTTTATTACCATACTCACTATTTTCTTATCGGAGTCTGGCAAGCAATTAACCCAAGATACGAATGAAATTTTTTTCGCACGCATGATTGATATATTTATTGGAAGTGTGATAGGGATAATAGGTGGTTGGATTTTATATCACGAAAAAATACATTTTTATGTAACCTTACAGCTTAAAAAAGCTAAAGTACTAATCAAGAAAACTAGACCTACATAACAATGGCCAAGTAGACATTCGACTAGCTCTTATTCCAATGTCATCCTTAATTTATACTAGTGCATCCTGCTACAAATCACCTGTGCAATAATAAAAAATAGCTATAAACACTGATCTTCAATTGCTCCGCTGTAATGAAGCTACCACTAAAAAGGGAATTCTCGGGGCCACATCTCAACTCATAAATTATGACTTGGCGAAAGCTGATATCCGATAATAAAAGAGTATTTTTCTAAGCGATATGGCATATCGCTATTTTGATAGTTCTACCAGTTCGGCGTGTGTAAAAGCGTGGACTCCCTTAAGGTAACTATTTGCTTCGCTCAAATATTTGTAAATGATGTTTTTCCCTTCTTGACTTCGTAGTTTCTGGAGATTGTGTACCAAGAACTCTTTATCAATTAATCTATCTTCATTGTATTGAAGAAATGAAGGTGCGTGGGTTTGTACAGACCAACGAATAAAACGAAGGTCAATATTGTTCTGATTTTTAGTGATAACAGATTCCAAAAGGTTTTTACCTTTCTTAAATTGGTTTATTTTCGTAAAAGGGTTGTTCTTATGTTTTGCCCAAAGTATTTCATACGCTGCAAGGTATCCTCTCTCAGTCGCAGTATGTGCCCCAGCCTCTAGTATTTTCAAATTGGCGGCACATAGTTTTTTATCCTTAGCAGCTACTGCATAGTCAGCACGCATTTTATCAATGTTGATTTGCGCAAAACAATTGATTGTACTTAATACAAAATATATACAGACAAAAAAGCAAATTCTCATTAGCAGTTCAATTAAAGTAAAAATTATGGTTTTAATACTTGTGTTCAAGTTCAATTCCGAACCCGTTTTATTTTAGTCAGATCATATACTTTCTATAATCTTTTTAGCATTGAAACATCAGAATAAGGCTATAGGTTCAGAACTATATTAATTTCGGGTATTAACACATTAATACCGTATTTACCACATAAAGGCTCCAATCTCCACTGCGTAAAGTATTAATCGATGAGACTTTTACTATTCTCCCAACCTAAAGCTTCTATACCATTTTTTCTAATATCTCAAGTGTAACTCTTGGTAAAACCAGATTTCAGAAATTCCAGACCATATATTAAACAATTCACTATCAACCACATGATCCCATACCCGCTTATTGATTAATATCATGTATGTTGCTTTTGGTCATAGCAATTTACAACTATTTTTGTCAACCTCGCTTATGAATGGATACTATAGATTGTGATATTTACAGCTCATGTCAAGTGTACACAAACAATAGCAATCAGACAAAGCTACATGACAAACAAAAAACTGAAATGTTAAAAAACCTTAAATCTCTACTTATTTAACAGACATTTTCTTACCGCATACGGGAGAATGCAAAAGGACCAAAAACACTATAAATCAGTTAATTAGACAACTAATATTTATATCAGATTTGTTACAATTAGTAATTGTGTTCAATTTTCATAAAATATTGGGGCATGTCTTTTGTAATTAGGGATTCGTAATATTTTTATTACAAAGGTAAGTTTGTCATTTGTCAACAAGATCAAATGCATTAACACACTAATAATAAAAAAGAATATGGATTATATGGAAGAAGTTCTCACTCCCTCACTGGAGGCTAAAAAGCAAGTAATGCCTGCTGTATTGAATTCAAATGAGCAGCAATCGAAACAACTAAATAATATTTTGGAACGTAAAACCAATCAATATGGTCTCAAAGAATATAGTATTTGGGCTTTCACCTTTTTGATATTTTCATCATCATTATTCGGCATCTATATGCTCCAGACAGAATTCGAGACACTTCGCTTCGAACGTTTGAATAGCATCGGTGGCACTCTACTCATTGGATTAGGAATTTTCTTGCTTTTATCAAGCATCAGTTTTATCATTTTTTTACTAATCTTACATCTTAAATATAAACCGATTGCTACGGTATCGGATGAAGAATTACCAACTTGTACTATCATTGTACCCGCTTACAACGAAGGACATCTTGTCTACGATACTTTACGTAGTCTTGCCAATAGCGATTACCCGGAACATAAGATCCAACTAATCGCTATCGATGATGGCAGCAAGGATGATACCTTTGCATGGATACAACGAGCTAAGGAAGAGTTGGGTGATCGTGTAGAAATTTATAAACAACCAAAGAATATGGGTAAACGCCATGCCCTCTATCGTGGTTTTAAATTAGGTAAAGGCGATATTTTTATTACTGTTGATAGTGATTCGGTAGTAAAAAAAGATACGCTCCGAAATATGGTCTCCCCATTCGTGAAAAAGAAAGAATGTGGTGCAGTCGCTGGAAATGTACGTGTGCTGAATAATAAAAAAGCAATTATACCACGTATGCTCAGCGTTAGTTTTACATTCAGTTTTGAATTTGTACGTTCGGCACAAAGTGTTTTAGGGACTGTCATGTGTACACCAGGGGCTTTATCTGCCTATAGAAAAGATGCGGTGATGAATTGTCTGGAAGATTGGATCAACCAAACTTTTATGAACCAGCCATCGGATATTGGCGAAGATCGCGCCATGACCAATATGATCTTGAAACAAGGTTATCACGTACTGTTTCAATCCAATGCTTTTGTCTATACCGACACACCTGTACGTTACAAAAATCTGTACAAGATGTTTATCCGTTGGGAAAGAAGTAATGTTCGTGAAAATATTATGATGAGTCGTTTTGCCTTTACAAACTTCCGTAAAGGTCCAAAATTGGGTACACGTATCTTATTGATTATGCAATGGAAGAAAGTATTGCTTTCTTATCCCCTACTCCTTTTAATGTTGTGGACAATATTCCATTATCCGCTCATGTTTTTGAGTGCTACGTTTGTAGGTATATTGATTTTCTCAAGTATACAAGCATTCTTTTTCGCATCAAAAAACGAAAATAAGAAAGAAGCATTTTGGGCCTATACCTACAGTATATTTTATGCATTCTCTTTATTTTGGATCACGCCATATGCCATCGCAACAGCAGGGCGTAGAGGTTGGTTAACGAGAGGATAATATTCAAAAAATAAATTCATATTTTACTATAATCAAGAGTGTGATTAAAAGATAAGGCGTGTGAGATGAATATCTCACACGCCTTATCTTTTAATTCCATCGAATAGAAAATTGAACCATCTATATTTCTGCAGAAAAACTTGGCTGCGTATTTGCTTTTTCCTAAAAAAATAAACTTATGTAATCAGATGCTCTTTATAGCGTTAAACCATAGCCATCTCTGGCTCTTCATAAAAATCTTCATTCCACTTTGCCAATTGGCACATAATCGGTATCAAAGCTTTGCCTTTTCCAGTTAATGAATATTCTACCCTGGGCGGTAGTTCCTTGAACTCCTCTCTAAAGATAATACCATCTTCTTCCAATTCTTTCAACGATGTGGTCAATACCTTTCTTGAAATATGCTCAATCATTGCATCTAATTGTCCGAAACGTGCTTTTCGGTCACGCAGGGTATAGATGATAACGGGTTTCCACCTCGTTCCTAAAATCCCCATAGAGCGTTGCATCGCGCATGAGCAACTCTTAAATTCAGTTCGTTTCATGTGAATATTCTTTAATAGTTACTCAAAGGTAACTACTTTATACTATCAATAGTTACAAATGTATACTATTTGAAATATATTTGCAATGTTATACGATTTAAAATAAAAAAAAATGAGCATACAAACACTTTTTAGTCCATTTGAATATAAAAATCTAGTCCTTAAAAATCGCTTTGTCATGGCACCTATGACGCGTGCATTTGCTGTAGATGGTATCCCTGGCGACGACGTAAAAGGCTACTACGAACGTCGTGCTGCGGCAGAAGTTGGACTGATTCTCACAGAAGGTACAGTTATAGATAGACCTTCTTCAAAGAATCTAAAGGACATTCCTAATTTTTATGGTGAGCAAGCCTTAAATGGTTGGAAAAATGTGGTGGGTGCTGTTCATAAAAAAGGTGGAAAAATAGCGCCTCAAATATGGCATGTAGGCAATACACCCATGCAATGGACTCCACCTGCACCTTTTGAAAGTCCAGACACCATGACCTTAGCCGATATAGAGCATACAATACAGGCTTTCGCAAATGCTGCAAAAGCAGCAAAAGATTTGGGGTTTGATGCTCTTGAAATCCACGGAGCGCATGGTTATTTAATCGACCAATTCTTTTGGGAGGGTATGAACCACAGGACAGATGAGTTTGGCGGCAAAACGATTAAAGAAAGATCAAAATTTGCAATTGAAGTCGTAAAAGCCATGCGTCAGGCTGTAGGTCCTGACTTCGTTATCATCCTACGTTTGTCGCAGTGGAAACAACAAGATTACACAGCAAAATTGGCAGCAACACCTGTAGAATTAGAGGAGTGGATATCACCTTTGGTAGATGCAGGTGTCGATATTTTTCATGGTAGTCAACGTCGCTATTGGGAACCTGAGTTTCAAGGTAGCGATCTAAATTTTGCTGGCTGGTTGAAAAAGGTTTCGGGACAACCTACCATTACCGTTGGATCGGTAGGTCTTGATAAAGATTTTGGTGATGTATTTACAAATGCTGAATCAAAATCTGCATCTGTACCACTAGATGAATTGATCCGTAGATATGATCGAGGAGATTTTGATTTAGTAGCCGTAGGCAGAGCTATTTTGCAAGATCCAAATTGGGTACAGAAAATTCAAGCAGAAAAATTTGACGAGCTTGCTACTTTCGAAGCAAAAAGTTTAGGTAGTTTATCTTAGCCATTGATTCAACATAATTTTAGTATAGATTTTACTGTAATTATTGATTACAGTAAAATCTATACATTTAGCAATTTTCATGTGACCAATCTGACCTGCTATATCCATGTGCTAATTCTATCAAATTACGCATCACAAAACTATTTTTTACTCCCCTCTCTTTACAAAAAAGTATCTTCCATTCTAGTGTTGGCACAATCAATTTAAATTTCTTTTTTTTTTTTAAAAACTTACAGCAAGCTATATCGTACGATTAAAAAAGTACGATACAATTTCACGCGTTAAACACATTTCATTGAACTAGTTCTTCTTCAGAATCAATTCTCAAATGATGTCCAATATTATTTTTATAATTGTGATAATTCCCTATATTCACCATCTTTCTATCAAAAAACCAAAATTGCTTATAATCGTATTTTAATTTATGCTCAAAACACAAGTTTCAACAGCTACTTTAACTGGAGGTAGACCACATTACAATGTGCTCGATGGATTGCGAGGAGTAGCGGCTATCATGGTTGTCTGTTTCCACATATTCGAAGCTTTTGCAACCAGCCATGTAGATCAAAGAATCAATCATGGTTATCTAGCTGTCGATTTTTTCTTCATCTTATCTGGGTTTGTCATCGGTTATGCTTATGATGATCGTTGGCGTACAACGACTACAAAAGATTTTATCAAACGTAGGATCGTCAGGTTGCATCCTATGGTCGTGATGGGCGCTGTCATAGGTGGTATTCTGTTTTACTTTCAAGAATCCTCCGTGTGGGACGTATCAAAAGTAACAGTCATGGCGCTGTTTGGTGCTACGCTATTAAATGCATTGCTAATCCCCGCTATTCCCGGGAGCGAAGTCCGTGGCTTAGGTGAAATGTTTCCCCTCAATGGACCCAGCTGGTCCTTATTTTTTGAATATATTGGTAATATTTTATATGCACTATTCATACGTAAATTGTCAACCAAGGCATTAGCTGTACTGGTTTTAATTGCGGGCTGTGGCCTGGCAACATTTGCCATCGTAGGTCCTTATGGAGATATTTGTGCTGGATTTTCACTGACCACAATCGAATTTACCGCAGGATTTTTACGGTTACTTTTTTCGTTTTCCGCAGGCTTGTTGCTTTCCCGGACTTTCAGACCAGCTCATATAAAGGGATCATTTTGGTGGTGTAGTTTGATTATTGTTACGGTATTGGCTATACCACGTATTGGTGGCGCCGAGCACCTATGGATGAACGGCCTGTATGATACCATTTGTTGTTTAGTGATTTTCCCACTTCTGGTCTATCTGGGAGCTTCTGCAAAAAGCACCAATCAATTTACGACACGAGTATGCAAATTCTTAGGCGATATCTCATACCCTCTATATACAGTACATTATCCTTTTATCTATCTCTATTATGCGTGGGTAAAAAACAATAAGCTCACTTTCGAAGAATCGTTGCCTGGAGCGGCAGCAGTTGTAATAGGGAGTATTGTCTTGGCCTATATCTGTTTAAAACTATACGATATACCCGTACGTAAATACTTGTCCGACCGATTTTTAAAAGCCAAATAAAGAAATTTAATCTAATACCACAGGCTAGCCAAGCTCCTCGACCTTGCACGGTCAAAAGTTAGTTATCGAGTCAATTGAATGATTCTCCTTCTTTCAGCTACACAATCTGATAGAAATTTTTTATATTTACGTTATTGTGTACCAAACTGTTCGTATTTGTCATCAAGCAAAACTTCTTGAATGAATATAATGGAAGTAAAAAATATCGAAAATGGTAAATAAAAATAAAACATATTTCGAAGGGTTATACGGACATGATCAAATTGAATTTGCGAAAGGCCTTATCTATGTTTACCCATTTGGCATTATCGGTAAAGAGAATAACAATACGGTAAAATCACACGCTCATAATAATCAATTTCAAATTTTCGTGATTATCGAGGGCGAAACAGACCTACTTTTCAATAATGAAAAAATCCGGATTACCGGTCCCTCGTTCATTACTATACCTAAAAACACCGAACATGGTTTTGAACACCTTTCAGAACTTAAAGGATGGATCATCAGTCTATCTGATAGTGTATTGGAACATATGATCAAGAGAGAAGCTGAGGTTATAGATGCCATTGAAACCTTTCAGACCACCAGTATCGTTTCAGGCGAGTATTCAGAAGAAGTATTTGAAGTTATGCTGAAGTGTATCAAAGAATATCATGAATCAAAACCGGGGCGCTTATTAATGTTGGAATTTCTCGTAGGACAACTAATCGTCCATCTTAGAAGAATACCTCGAACACTACAAAAAGATTTATTAAGCACCGATAATGCATCCATTATTTATTACAGAAGATTCACGCAACTTATTAGAGAAAGCTCTTCTTATAAAAAGACGATTGAAGAATATGCTTCCAATTTAAAGATAACTAGTGGGCATTTAAGTCGTATTTGCAGTACCATAGCGTATAAGTCACCCCGCGAAATGATAATGGATTATTACCTCAGTCAGGCACAGTTATTATTGTCCGATGGAGAAAAATCCATTGCTGACATCTGCTACAGCCTTGGTTTTGAAGACCCCAGCTATTTCTCAAGAATATTTAAGCGAAAAACAGGAATGACACCTAATGAATTTCGAAAAAAAATAGGCACAAAGAACTAAATCTCTGAAATTTAACATAAGCATCAGATTTGTCTTAGTAAAAAAAGAATAATCCTATATCCGTGTATCAATTATAAAGTAAGTTTGCATATACAGTAAGTAGATACTCACATAAGTGACTATGCACTTACTTTTAAAATTAGTATATGCAGCAGATAAAGATAACACATATTGAAACCATAATTGTTGATTTACCAACAATAAGACCTCATCATCTTTCTATGGCTGTAATGAAAAAACAGTCCATGGTCATTATCCGTTTATTCAGCTCTGATGGCATAGAAGGATTAGGTGAGTCCACTACAATTGGAGGTATCTCTTATGCCGATGAGTTTCCAGAAGGAATTAAGCTGGCGATTGACACCTATTTTTCTCCCCTACTCATTGGACAGGACCCGACACGTATCAATGCCCTGATGAAAATACTGGATAAAAACGTCTCAGGTAATAATTTTGCTAAATCCGGAATTGAAACAGCGCTCTTAGATGCCCAAGGAAAACGGCTAAATGTC
It includes:
- a CDS encoding FUSC family protein; protein product: MDSFFKLNKSNRQWHLPIVAGLSVGIPMILGWYIDNIEAGKLASLAGLSILYIQSDKLVERMILLMTCCFGIMVSFTIGLFFSFNSFIAPIAFGLLSFGVHYSLHKLQLTRPPGNFFFIMLASTAICTPFHLESIPEKIGYLAIGTILTCGIGLIYSLLTLKKNKEPENLIHHKSGYTNIVESLIFGLVMAISLAVAFSLTIEKPYWIPISCLAVMQGSSSKHIWLRATQRVSGTLIGLGITWLIASGNPTPLIMVMSITLLQIIVEFLVVRNYGVAVVFITILTIFLSESGKQLTQDTNEIFFARMIDIFIGSVIGIIGGWILYHEKIHFYVTLQLKKAKVLIKKTRPT
- a CDS encoding NADH:flavin oxidoreductase, which produces MSIQTLFSPFEYKNLVLKNRFVMAPMTRAFAVDGIPGDDVKGYYERRAAAEVGLILTEGTVIDRPSSKNLKDIPNFYGEQALNGWKNVVGAVHKKGGKIAPQIWHVGNTPMQWTPPAPFESPDTMTLADIEHTIQAFANAAKAAKDLGFDALEIHGAHGYLIDQFFWEGMNHRTDEFGGKTIKERSKFAIEVVKAMRQAVGPDFVIILRLSQWKQQDYTAKLAATPVELEEWISPLVDAGVDIFHGSQRRYWEPEFQGSDLNFAGWLKKVSGQPTITVGSVGLDKDFGDVFTNAESKSASVPLDELIRRYDRGDFDLVAVGRAILQDPNWVQKIQAEKFDELATFEAKSLGSLS
- a CDS encoding winged helix-turn-helix transcriptional regulator, which produces MKRTEFKSCSCAMQRSMGILGTRWKPVIIYTLRDRKARFGQLDAMIEHISRKVLTTSLKELEEDGIIFREEFKELPPRVEYSLTGKGKALIPIMCQLAKWNEDFYEEPEMAMV
- a CDS encoding acyltransferase family protein; amino-acid sequence: MLKTQVSTATLTGGRPHYNVLDGLRGVAAIMVVCFHIFEAFATSHVDQRINHGYLAVDFFFILSGFVIGYAYDDRWRTTTTKDFIKRRIVRLHPMVVMGAVIGGILFYFQESSVWDVSKVTVMALFGATLLNALLIPAIPGSEVRGLGEMFPLNGPSWSLFFEYIGNILYALFIRKLSTKALAVLVLIAGCGLATFAIVGPYGDICAGFSLTTIEFTAGFLRLLFSFSAGLLLSRTFRPAHIKGSFWWCSLIIVTVLAIPRIGGAEHLWMNGLYDTICCLVIFPLLVYLGASAKSTNQFTTRVCKFLGDISYPLYTVHYPFIYLYYAWVKNNKLTFEESLPGAAAVVIGSIVLAYICLKLYDIPVRKYLSDRFLKAK
- a CDS encoding DUF3861 domain-containing protein, giving the protein MEKKTNKYKLTLEQVSVRKDDATLSEPIVLEFENHDEIFNIIEVLRKKNLFNDENQSVEFAIGLKMFSEVMLKNKTNPLFENFSPAFVEFMKKLKS
- a CDS encoding helix-turn-helix domain-containing protein; translation: MVNKNKTYFEGLYGHDQIEFAKGLIYVYPFGIIGKENNNTVKSHAHNNQFQIFVIIEGETDLLFNNEKIRITGPSFITIPKNTEHGFEHLSELKGWIISLSDSVLEHMIKREAEVIDAIETFQTTSIVSGEYSEEVFEVMLKCIKEYHESKPGRLLMLEFLVGQLIVHLRRIPRTLQKDLLSTDNASIIYYRRFTQLIRESSSYKKTIEEYASNLKITSGHLSRICSTIAYKSPREMIMDYYLSQAQLLLSDGEKSIADICYSLGFEDPSYFSRIFKRKTGMTPNEFRKKIGTKN
- a CDS encoding glycosyltransferase family 2 protein, which translates into the protein MEEVLTPSLEAKKQVMPAVLNSNEQQSKQLNNILERKTNQYGLKEYSIWAFTFLIFSSSLFGIYMLQTEFETLRFERLNSIGGTLLIGLGIFLLLSSISFIIFLLILHLKYKPIATVSDEELPTCTIIVPAYNEGHLVYDTLRSLANSDYPEHKIQLIAIDDGSKDDTFAWIQRAKEELGDRVEIYKQPKNMGKRHALYRGFKLGKGDIFITVDSDSVVKKDTLRNMVSPFVKKKECGAVAGNVRVLNNKKAIIPRMLSVSFTFSFEFVRSAQSVLGTVMCTPGALSAYRKDAVMNCLEDWINQTFMNQPSDIGEDRAMTNMILKQGYHVLFQSNAFVYTDTPVRYKNLYKMFIRWERSNVRENIMMSRFAFTNFRKGPKLGTRILLIMQWKKVLLSYPLLLLMLWTIFHYPLMFLSATFVGILIFSSIQAFFFASKNENKKEAFWAYTYSIFYAFSLFWITPYAIATAGRRGWLTRG